In Dasypus novemcinctus isolate mDasNov1 chromosome 23, mDasNov1.1.hap2, whole genome shotgun sequence, the following proteins share a genomic window:
- the MAPK3 gene encoding mitogen-activated protein kinase 3, giving the protein MAAAAAAAAAEGGGGREPRGSAGVGPGVSGEVEVVKGQPFDVGPRYTQLQYIGEGAYGMVSSAYDHVRKTRVAIKKISPFEHQTYCQRTLREIQILLRFRHENVIGIRDILRAPTLEAMRDVYIVQDLMETDLYKLLKSQQLSNDHVCYFLYQILRGLKYIHSANVLHRDLKPSNLLINTTCDLKICDFGLARIADPEHDHTGFLTEYVATRWYRAPEIMLNSKGYTKSIDIWSVGCILAEMLSNRPIFPGKHYLDQLNHILGILGSPSQEDLNCIINLKARNYLQSLPSKTKVAWAKLFPKSDPKALELLDRMLTFNPNKRITVEEALAHPYLEQYYDPTDEPVAEEPFTFDMELDDLPKERLKELIFQETARFQPGRLEAP; this is encoded by the exons atggcggcggcggcggcggcggcggcggctgaggggggcgggggcagggagcCCCGGGGATCTGCCGGGGTCGGCCCGGGGGTCTCGGGGGAAGTGGAGGTCGTGAAGGGACAGCCATTCGACGTGGGCCCGCGCTACACGCAGCTGCAGTACATCGGCGAGGGCGCGTACGGCATGGTCAG CTCAGCTTACGACCACGTGCGCAAGACTCGAGTGGCCATCAAGAAGATCAGCCCGTTCGAGCATCAGACCTACTGCCAGCGTACACTGCGGGAGATCCAGATCTTGCTGCGCTTCCGCCATGAGAACGTCATCGGCATCCGAGACATTCTGCGGGCGCCCACCCTGGAAGCCATGAGAGATGT CTACATTGTGCAGGACCTGATGGAGACAGACCTCTACAAGTTGCTCAAAAGCCAGCAGCTAAGCAATGACCACGTCTGCTACTTCCTCTACCAGATCCTGCGGGGCCTCAAGTATATCCACTCAGCCAATGTGCTGCACCGAGACCTAAAGCCCTCCAACCTGCTCATCAACACCACTTGTGACCTTAAG ATCTGTGATTTTGGCCTGGCCCGGATCGCTGACCCTGAGCATGACCACACTGGTTTTCTGACAGAGTATGTGGCTACACGCTGGTACCGGGCTCCAGAGATCATGCTCAACTCCAAG GGCTACACCAAGTCCATCGACATCTGGTCTGTGGGTTGCATTCTGGCAGAGATGCTCTCCAACCGGCCCATCTTTCCTGGGAAGCACTACCTGGACCAGCTCAACCACATTCTGG GTATCTTGGGCTCTCCATCCCAGGAGGACCTGAACTGCATCATCAACTTGAAAGCCCGAAACTACCTACAGTCTCTGCCCTCCAAGACCAAGGTGGCCTGGGCCAAACTTTTTCCCAAGTCAGACCCAAAAG CCCTTGAACTGCTAGACCGGATGTTGACCTTCAACCCCAACAAACGGATCACAGTGGAGGAAGCGCTGGCCCACCCCTACTTGGAGCAGTACTACGACCCAACGGATGAG CCAGTGGCCGAGGAGCCCTTCACCTTTGACATGGAGCTGGATGATCTACCCAAGGAGCGACTGAAGGAGCTCATCTTCCAGGAGACAGCCCGCTTCCAGCCTGGGAGGCTGGAGGCCCCCTAA